In one Aquabacterium sp. OR-4 genomic region, the following are encoded:
- the rnr gene encoding ribonuclease R: MSEVEGTVLGHRDGHGFLRRDDGAPDIYLAPQEMRAVLHRDRIRVRVVRYDRKGRPEGRVLEIVERRKSPIIGRLLHENGTWLVAPEDRRYGQDILIPKNATANAAVGQVVAVELTEPPSMYSQPVGRITEVLGEIDDPGMEIEIAVRKYEVPHRFAAETLAQAAQLPDRIRPADQKHRIDLTDVPLVTIDGEDARDFDDAVYCEPLKRGRGKTAFSGWRLIVAIADVSHYVKPGEPIDDDAYERATSVYFPRRVIPMLPEKLSNGLCSLNPDVGRLAMVCDMLVREDGEIDAYQFYPAVICSHARLTYTEVAAVLGNTRGVEAQRRKDLVPHLLHLHEVYRALLKQRGTRGAIDFETTETQIVCDDNGRIEKIVPRTRTDAHRLIEESMLAANVCAADFIERHAHPALYRVHEGPTPEKRVSLQAYLRGLGIGVSLSDEPTPAELQAIAQATKDRVDAAQIHAMLLRAMQQAIYTASNSGHFGLAYEAYTHFTSPIRRYPDLLVHRVIKALLLAKRYHLVTGEVQNPAQPPRRAPPKAAAKPSGKAKTQASAQEMEVWEGAGAHCSANERRADEASRDVEAWLKCRFMREHLGEEYGGTVSAATTFGLFVTLDELYVEGLVHITELGGEYYRFDEVKQELRGERTGVRYAVGSRVRVQVIRVDLDARKIDFRLVREGEEADRLLARGRKPAPASAVDELEVVHVRDRETKAARGKALASRQGAGTKGVAGKKARTAGAKSAGAAKATKSRTRR; encoded by the coding sequence ATGAGCGAGGTCGAGGGCACGGTGCTGGGTCACCGCGATGGCCACGGCTTCTTGCGCCGCGACGATGGCGCGCCCGACATCTATCTGGCGCCGCAGGAAATGCGCGCCGTGCTGCACCGCGACCGCATCCGCGTGCGTGTGGTGCGCTACGACCGCAAGGGTCGCCCCGAGGGCCGGGTGCTCGAGATCGTGGAGCGCCGCAAGTCGCCGATCATCGGCCGGCTGCTGCACGAGAACGGCACCTGGCTGGTGGCGCCTGAGGATCGCCGCTACGGCCAGGACATCCTGATTCCCAAGAACGCCACGGCCAATGCCGCGGTGGGCCAGGTGGTGGCGGTGGAACTGACCGAGCCGCCGTCGATGTATTCGCAGCCGGTGGGCCGCATCACCGAGGTGCTGGGCGAGATCGACGACCCGGGCATGGAGATCGAGATCGCGGTGCGCAAGTACGAGGTGCCGCACCGTTTTGCCGCCGAGACGCTGGCCCAGGCGGCACAACTGCCCGACCGCATCCGCCCGGCCGACCAGAAGCACCGCATCGACCTGACCGACGTGCCGCTGGTCACCATCGACGGTGAGGACGCGCGCGACTTCGACGATGCGGTGTACTGCGAGCCGCTCAAGCGCGGTCGCGGCAAGACGGCCTTCAGCGGCTGGCGTCTGATCGTGGCGATTGCCGACGTGAGCCACTACGTCAAGCCGGGCGAGCCGATCGACGACGATGCCTACGAGCGCGCCACCTCGGTGTACTTTCCGCGGCGGGTGATCCCGATGCTGCCGGAGAAGCTGTCCAACGGCCTGTGCTCGCTCAACCCCGATGTGGGGCGCCTGGCCATGGTCTGCGACATGCTCGTGCGCGAGGACGGCGAGATCGATGCCTACCAGTTCTACCCGGCGGTGATCTGCTCGCATGCCCGCCTCACCTACACCGAGGTGGCGGCGGTGCTGGGCAATACCCGCGGCGTCGAGGCCCAGCGCCGCAAGGATCTGGTGCCGCATCTGCTGCACCTGCACGAGGTCTACCGCGCGCTGCTCAAGCAACGCGGCACGCGCGGCGCGATCGACTTCGAAACCACCGAGACGCAGATCGTCTGCGACGACAACGGCCGCATCGAGAAGATCGTGCCGCGCACCCGCACCGACGCCCACCGCCTGATCGAGGAATCGATGCTGGCGGCCAATGTCTGCGCGGCCGATTTCATCGAGCGCCACGCCCATCCGGCGCTGTACCGGGTGCACGAGGGCCCGACGCCCGAGAAGCGGGTGTCGCTGCAGGCCTACCTGCGCGGCCTGGGCATCGGCGTGTCGCTCAGCGACGAGCCCACGCCGGCCGAGCTGCAGGCCATCGCCCAGGCCACCAAGGACCGGGTGGATGCGGCGCAGATCCACGCGATGCTGCTGCGTGCGATGCAGCAGGCCATCTACACCGCCAGCAACTCGGGCCACTTCGGCCTGGCTTACGAGGCCTACACCCACTTCACCAGCCCGATCCGGCGCTACCCCGACCTGCTGGTGCACCGGGTGATCAAGGCCCTGCTGCTGGCCAAGCGCTACCACCTGGTGACCGGCGAGGTGCAAAACCCGGCGCAGCCGCCGCGGCGCGCACCGCCCAAGGCCGCGGCCAAGCCCAGCGGCAAGGCCAAGACCCAGGCCAGCGCGCAGGAGATGGAGGTGTGGGAAGGCGCGGGCGCGCATTGCAGCGCCAACGAGCGCCGCGCCGACGAGGCCTCGCGCGATGTCGAGGCCTGGCTCAAGTGCCGCTTCATGCGCGAGCACCTGGGCGAGGAGTACGGCGGCACGGTCAGCGCGGCCACCACCTTCGGCCTGTTCGTCACGCTCGACGAGCTGTATGTCGAGGGCCTGGTGCACATCACCGAGCTGGGCGGCGAGTACTACCGCTTCGACGAGGTCAAGCAGGAGCTGCGCGGCGAGCGCACCGGCGTGCGCTACGCCGTGGGCTCACGGGTGCGGGTGCAGGTGATCCGGGTGGACCTGGACGCGCGCAAGATCGACTTCCGCCTGGTGCGCGAGGGCGAAGAGGCCGACCGCCTGCTGGCCCGTGGCCGCAAGCCGGCGCCGGCCAGCGCGGTGGACGAGCTCGAGGTGGTGCATGTGCGCGACCGCGAGACCAAGGCCGCCCGAGGCAAGGCCCTGGCCTCGCGCCAGGGCGCCGGCACCAAGGGCGTGGCCGGCAAGAAGGCGCGCACGGCCGGTGCCAAGTCGGCCGGCGCGGCCAAGGCCACCAAGAGCCGCACGCGGCGCTGA
- the hflK gene encoding FtsH protease activity modulator HflK: MANGRNDGPPDLDELWRDFNRKLSGLFNGKGGGNGQPPRRDQQDPDGGGGPSFQPDMKSAGIGVGLIALVVAVVWAGSGFFIVQEGQQAIITTFGRYAQTVDAGFHWRFPFPFQAHETVGVTQLRSVEVGRNSVAQTTGLRDSSMLTMDENIVDIRFTVQFRLKDAKGYLFNNRDPDLAVEQASESAVREIVGKSKVDSVLYEQRDAIATDLAKSIQNQVDRLGAGILIVAVNVQNVQVPEQVQAAFNDAVKAGADRDRYKNEGQAYASDVVPKARGTAARLKEESEGYAQRVVAQAEGDAQRFRAVLTEYQKAPAVTRDRLYVDTMQQVYSSVTKVMVDSRSGSNLLYLPLDKLLQPSGASAPTGTVQVVPQSVPAAAQNNDAGSASGAAAADSRSRDGSRSRDRDGR, from the coding sequence ATGGCCAACGGCCGCAACGACGGCCCGCCGGATCTCGACGAGCTGTGGCGCGACTTCAACCGCAAGCTGTCGGGTCTGTTCAACGGCAAGGGCGGCGGCAATGGCCAGCCGCCGCGCCGTGACCAGCAAGACCCCGATGGCGGCGGTGGCCCCTCGTTCCAGCCCGACATGAAAAGCGCCGGCATCGGCGTGGGCCTGATCGCGCTGGTGGTGGCCGTGGTGTGGGCCGGCAGCGGCTTCTTCATCGTGCAGGAAGGCCAGCAGGCCATCATCACCACCTTCGGGCGCTATGCGCAGACGGTGGATGCCGGTTTCCACTGGCGCTTTCCGTTTCCGTTCCAGGCCCACGAGACGGTGGGCGTGACGCAGCTGCGCTCGGTGGAAGTGGGCCGCAACAGCGTGGCCCAGACCACCGGCCTGCGTGACTCGTCGATGCTGACGATGGACGAGAACATCGTCGACATCCGCTTCACCGTGCAGTTCCGGCTGAAGGATGCCAAGGGCTACCTGTTCAACAACCGCGACCCCGATCTGGCCGTCGAGCAGGCCAGCGAATCGGCCGTGCGCGAGATCGTCGGCAAGAGCAAGGTCGACTCGGTGCTCTACGAGCAGCGCGACGCCATCGCCACCGACCTGGCCAAGTCGATCCAGAACCAGGTCGACCGCCTGGGCGCGGGCATCCTGATCGTGGCGGTGAACGTGCAGAACGTGCAGGTGCCCGAGCAGGTGCAGGCGGCGTTCAACGACGCGGTGAAGGCCGGCGCCGACCGCGACCGCTACAAGAACGAAGGCCAGGCCTATGCCAGCGACGTGGTGCCCAAGGCCCGCGGCACGGCGGCGCGCCTGAAGGAAGAATCCGAAGGCTACGCGCAGCGCGTGGTGGCGCAGGCCGAGGGTGATGCGCAACGCTTCCGCGCCGTGCTCACCGAGTACCAGAAGGCGCCTGCCGTGACCCGCGACCGGCTGTACGTCGACACCATGCAGCAGGTCTACAGCAGCGTCACCAAGGTCATGGTCGACAGCCGCAGCGGCTCGAACCTGCTGTACCTGCCGCTCGACAAGCTGCTGCAGCCCTCCGGCGCCTCGGCGCCCACCGGCACGGTGCAGGTGGTGCCGCAGTCGGTGCCGGCCGCGGCGCAGAACAATGACGCGGGTTCGGCCTCGGGCGCCGCCGCCGCCGACTCGCGTTCGCGCGACGGCAGCCGCAGCCGCGACCGCGACGGCCGCTGA
- a CDS encoding DUF2065 domain-containing protein, whose product MADLLLGALALMLVIEGLLPFLSPRRWREVFARALALSDGQLRFIGLASMLLGLLLLSLWH is encoded by the coding sequence ATGGCGGATCTGCTGCTCGGCGCACTGGCGCTGATGCTGGTGATCGAAGGCCTGCTGCCCTTTCTGAGCCCGCGCCGTTGGCGCGAGGTGTTCGCCCGCGCGCTGGCCCTCAGTGACGGTCAGCTGCGCTTCATCGGCCTGGCCAGCATGCTGCTGGGCCTGCTGCTGCTGAGCCTCTGGCATTGA
- the hflX gene encoding GTPase HflX produces MSSEHRDPSTDDDRPGPARAVLVGVDLGDAKSFDPTLDELALLAESAGDVTVARVIARRRAPDPALFVGSGKADEIKMLVQMHGAHGVIFDQPLSPAQQRNLERHIGVAVSDRTALILEIFAARAQSHEGKLQVELARLQYIATRLVRRWSHLERQQGGIGGRGGPGEAQIELDRRMIGERIKQVKARLEKVKRQRSTQRGARRRSGTFRVSLVGYTNAGKSTLFNALVKARTYAADQLFATLDTTTRSLYLQQLGAAVALSDTVGFIRDLPHKLVEAFEATLQEAADADLLLHVVDASSPALQEQRDEVERVLAEIGAGDIPQVLVFNKLDRLEAAPRELRDWLERPGGVRTPRVFVSARDGSGLEGLRELIAQLAGAQDLNPPDEAQDPRFRAEASESGEPSETLLFSPTGSDLPKLPSASS; encoded by the coding sequence TTGAGTTCCGAACACCGGGACCCTTCGACCGACGACGACCGTCCCGGCCCCGCACGGGCCGTGCTGGTGGGCGTTGACCTGGGCGACGCCAAGTCCTTCGATCCCACGCTGGACGAGCTGGCGCTGCTGGCTGAATCGGCGGGCGATGTGACGGTGGCGCGGGTGATCGCGCGCCGGCGTGCGCCCGATCCGGCCTTGTTTGTGGGCAGCGGCAAGGCCGACGAGATCAAGATGCTGGTGCAGATGCATGGCGCCCATGGCGTCATCTTCGACCAGCCGCTCTCGCCGGCCCAGCAGCGCAACCTCGAGCGCCACATCGGCGTGGCGGTGTCCGATCGCACGGCGCTGATCCTCGAGATCTTCGCTGCGCGCGCGCAAAGCCACGAGGGCAAGCTGCAGGTCGAGCTGGCTCGCCTGCAGTACATCGCCACCCGCCTGGTGCGGCGCTGGAGCCACCTTGAGCGCCAGCAGGGCGGCATCGGCGGCCGAGGCGGTCCGGGCGAGGCCCAGATCGAGCTGGACCGCCGCATGATCGGCGAGCGCATCAAGCAGGTGAAGGCGCGGCTCGAGAAGGTCAAGCGCCAGCGCAGCACCCAGCGCGGTGCACGGCGGCGCAGCGGCACCTTCCGCGTCTCGCTGGTGGGCTACACCAATGCCGGCAAGAGCACGCTGTTCAATGCCCTGGTCAAGGCGCGCACCTATGCGGCCGACCAGCTGTTCGCCACGCTCGACACCACCACCCGCAGCCTGTACCTGCAGCAGCTGGGTGCGGCGGTGGCCTTGTCGGACACCGTCGGCTTCATCCGCGATCTGCCGCACAAGCTGGTCGAGGCTTTCGAGGCCACGCTGCAGGAGGCGGCCGATGCCGATCTGCTGCTGCATGTGGTGGATGCCTCGAGCCCGGCGCTGCAGGAGCAGCGCGATGAGGTCGAGCGTGTGCTGGCCGAGATCGGCGCCGGCGACATCCCGCAGGTGCTGGTGTTCAACAAGCTCGACCGGCTGGAGGCCGCGCCGCGCGAACTGCGCGACTGGCTTGAGCGCCCGGGTGGCGTGCGCACGCCGCGGGTGTTTGTCAGTGCACGCGACGGCAGCGGGCTCGAGGGCCTGCGCGAGCTGATTGCGCAACTGGCCGGCGCGCAGGACTTGAATCCACCCGACGAGGCCCAAGATCCTCGGTTCCGCGCCGAGGCATCGGAGTCTGGCGAGCCGTCGGAAACCCTGCTGTTTTCGCCCACGGGCTCCGATTTGCCCAAGTTACCATCGGCGTCCTCATGA
- a CDS encoding adenylosuccinate synthase, whose amino-acid sequence MQQNTAPTPGRNVVVVGTQWGDEGKGKVVDWLTDHAHGVVRFQGGHNAGHTLVIKGVKTALQLIPSGIMRDGVPCYIGNGVVVDPSHLLLEIERLEKIGLEVRSRLFISESCPLILPFHVAVDKAREALREATPAGKIGTTGKGIGPAYEDKVARRALRMQDLKHPERFAGKLRELLALHNEALSGYLKSEPLEFAPIYDQAMAVAEQLKPMMADVGYALYKAHKAGANLLFEGAQGTLLDIDHGTYPFVTSSNCVAGNAAAGAGVGPDLLQYILGITKAYTTRVGGGPFPTELDIDAVGGVGHHLSTVGQERGTVTGRARRCGWLDAAALKRAIIINGVSGLCITKLDVLDSLPEIKVCVGYTLRGQAIDILPLDADDIVACEPVWEVFPGWSDSTFGVTEWDKLPANARAYLQRVEQLIGAPIDMVSTGPDREHTILLRHPYKI is encoded by the coding sequence ATGCAACAGAACACCGCACCCACGCCCGGCCGCAACGTCGTGGTGGTGGGCACCCAATGGGGCGACGAAGGCAAGGGCAAGGTTGTCGACTGGCTGACCGACCACGCCCATGGCGTGGTGCGCTTCCAGGGCGGCCACAACGCCGGCCACACGCTGGTGATCAAGGGCGTGAAGACGGCGCTGCAGCTGATTCCCAGCGGCATCATGCGCGACGGCGTGCCCTGCTACATCGGCAACGGCGTGGTGGTCGATCCCAGCCACCTGCTGCTTGAAATCGAGCGGCTCGAGAAGATTGGTCTGGAGGTGCGTTCGCGCTTGTTCATCAGCGAATCCTGCCCGCTGATCCTGCCCTTCCATGTGGCGGTGGACAAGGCGCGCGAGGCGCTGCGCGAGGCCACGCCGGCAGGCAAGATTGGCACCACCGGCAAGGGCATCGGCCCGGCCTATGAAGACAAGGTGGCCCGCCGCGCGCTGCGCATGCAGGACCTGAAGCACCCCGAGCGCTTTGCGGGCAAGCTGCGCGAGCTGCTGGCGCTGCACAACGAGGCGCTGTCGGGCTACCTGAAGAGCGAGCCGCTGGAGTTTGCGCCGATCTACGACCAGGCCATGGCCGTGGCCGAACAGCTCAAGCCCATGATGGCCGATGTGGGCTATGCGCTGTACAAGGCACACAAGGCCGGCGCCAACCTGCTGTTCGAAGGCGCGCAGGGCACGCTGCTCGACATCGACCACGGCACCTACCCGTTCGTCACCAGCAGCAACTGCGTGGCCGGCAATGCCGCGGCGGGCGCAGGCGTGGGCCCGGACCTGCTGCAGTACATCCTGGGCATCACCAAGGCCTACACCACGCGCGTGGGCGGCGGCCCGTTCCCCACCGAGCTCGACATCGACGCCGTGGGCGGCGTTGGCCACCACCTGTCCACCGTGGGCCAGGAGCGCGGCACGGTGACCGGCCGCGCCCGCCGCTGCGGCTGGCTGGATGCCGCGGCGCTCAAGCGCGCGATCATCATCAACGGCGTGTCGGGGCTGTGCATCACCAAGCTCGATGTGCTCGACTCGCTGCCCGAGATCAAGGTGTGCGTGGGCTACACCCTGCGCGGCCAGGCCATCGACATCCTGCCGCTGGATGCCGACGACATCGTGGCCTGCGAGCCGGTGTGGGAGGTGTTCCCGGGCTGGAGCGACAGCACCTTCGGCGTGACCGAGTGGGACAAGTTGCCGGCCAATGCCCGCGCCTACCTGCAGCGTGTCGAGCAGTTGATCGGTGCGCCGATCGACATGGTGTCCACCGGTCCCGACCGCGAGCACACCATCTTGCTGCGCCACCCGTACAAGATCTGA
- the hflC gene encoding protease modulator HflC, with product MNRIGLYVASALLVVMLLASTLFVVDQRQLAVVYALGEIKEVISEPGLKVKLPPPFQNVVFLDKRIQTLDSPETRPIFTAEKKSLVIDWLVKWRISEPRQFIRNNGVDIRNLEGRLSPVVQAAFNEEITRRTVRGVLAAERDKVMQDVRKRLEDEAKAFGIEIVDVRIKRVDFVADITDAVYKRMESERKQVANELRSQGQAEADKIRAEAEKQREVIIAEAYRDAQKIKGEGDAKASAMYADAFGRDPSFAKFYRSLEAYRASFRNKSDVMVVDPSADFFKAMQGSGSAAAPAAPARGKN from the coding sequence ATGAATCGAATCGGACTCTACGTGGCTTCGGCCCTGCTGGTGGTGATGCTGCTGGCTTCCACGCTCTTCGTCGTCGACCAGCGCCAGCTGGCGGTGGTGTACGCGCTGGGTGAGATCAAGGAAGTCATCAGCGAGCCGGGCCTCAAGGTCAAGCTGCCGCCGCCGTTCCAGAACGTCGTGTTTCTCGACAAGCGCATCCAGACGCTGGACAGCCCCGAGACCCGGCCGATCTTCACCGCCGAGAAGAAGAGCCTGGTGATCGACTGGCTGGTGAAGTGGCGCATCTCCGAGCCGCGCCAGTTCATCCGCAACAATGGCGTCGACATCCGCAACCTCGAAGGCCGGTTGAGCCCGGTGGTGCAGGCCGCGTTCAACGAGGAGATCACCCGCCGCACCGTGCGTGGCGTGCTCGCCGCCGAGCGCGACAAGGTGATGCAGGACGTGCGCAAGCGGCTCGAGGACGAGGCCAAGGCCTTCGGCATCGAGATCGTCGATGTGCGCATCAAGCGCGTGGACTTTGTGGCCGACATCACCGATGCCGTCTACAAGCGCATGGAATCCGAGCGCAAGCAGGTGGCCAACGAGTTGCGTTCGCAGGGCCAGGCAGAAGCCGACAAGATCCGCGCCGAGGCCGAGAAGCAGCGCGAAGTGATCATTGCCGAGGCCTACCGCGACGCCCAGAAGATCAAGGGTGAGGGCGATGCCAAGGCCAGCGCGATGTATGCCGACGCCTTTGGCCGCGATCCGTCCTTTGCCAAGTTCTACCGCAGCCTCGAGGCCTACCGCGCCAGCTTCCGCAACAAGTCGGACGTGATGGTGGTCGACCCCTCGGCCGACTTCTTCAAGGCCATGCAGGGCAGCGGCAGCGCTGCGGCCCCGGCAGCCCCGGCCCGCGGCAAGAACTGA
- a CDS encoding NAD(P)H-hydrate dehydratase has protein sequence MSALPGPTATITPILPAARGWPLHDVAASRALEQAALASQPAHALMQRAGLAVARLALAIAPHARRVWVAAGPGNNGGDGLVAALHLQRWGLQVQVSLLGEAQSLPADAADAWQQARAAGVPISTDLPAQLDAELCIDALLGLGATREPAGLLAAAIQRLNTQRAPVLAVDLPSGLCANTGRPLGAAAVQAQHTLSLLTLKPGLFTGAGRDHAGRVWLATLGIDGAGQPASAWLGGMPPTLPRRHSQHKGSFGDVIVLGGAAGMGGAALLAARAALTAGAGRVWVARLAGDALAVDAARPELMPREPADLLQPDTLARATVVCGCGGGAPVQAVLPAVLAHAGRLVLDADALNAMAADAGLAAALIARQQPTVLTPHPLEAARLLGCSAAQVQADRLASAMQLAERLRAVLVLKGSGSVLAAPGRPPSINPTGNARLGTAGSGDVLAGWLGGLWSQGDSASLDDALAAARAAVWWHGRAAETGPPHLPLRAGDLIEAMAAAVSAAAPAAKHSEQGGRASG, from the coding sequence ATGTCCGCCCTGCCCGGCCCGACGGCCACCATCACCCCGATCCTGCCCGCCGCCAGGGGCTGGCCGCTGCACGATGTGGCCGCCTCGCGCGCGCTCGAGCAGGCGGCCCTGGCCAGCCAGCCAGCGCATGCGCTGATGCAGCGCGCCGGCCTGGCCGTGGCCCGCCTGGCGCTGGCCATCGCCCCGCATGCCCGCCGCGTGTGGGTGGCCGCTGGCCCGGGCAACAACGGCGGCGATGGCCTGGTGGCCGCGCTGCACCTGCAGCGCTGGGGCCTGCAGGTGCAGGTCAGCCTGCTGGGCGAGGCCCAGTCCCTGCCCGCCGACGCCGCCGATGCCTGGCAGCAGGCGCGCGCGGCTGGCGTGCCGATCAGCACCGACCTGCCGGCGCAGCTCGACGCCGAGCTGTGCATCGACGCCCTGCTGGGCCTGGGCGCCACGCGCGAGCCCGCGGGCCTGCTGGCCGCCGCGATCCAACGCCTCAACACCCAGCGCGCGCCGGTGCTGGCCGTTGACCTGCCCTCGGGCCTGTGCGCCAACACCGGCCGCCCGCTGGGCGCCGCAGCGGTGCAGGCACAGCACACGCTGTCGCTGCTGACGCTGAAGCCCGGCCTGTTCACCGGCGCCGGTCGCGACCATGCCGGGCGGGTGTGGCTGGCCACGCTGGGCATCGATGGCGCAGGCCAGCCTGCCAGCGCCTGGCTGGGCGGCATGCCGCCGACGCTGCCGCGCCGCCACAGCCAGCACAAGGGCAGCTTTGGCGATGTGATCGTGCTGGGAGGCGCCGCCGGCATGGGCGGCGCCGCGCTGCTGGCCGCGCGCGCGGCGCTGACCGCCGGCGCCGGCCGGGTATGGGTGGCCCGGCTGGCCGGCGATGCGCTGGCGGTGGATGCCGCGCGGCCCGAGCTGATGCCGCGCGAGCCGGCCGATCTGCTGCAGCCCGACACCCTGGCCCGAGCCACCGTGGTGTGCGGCTGCGGCGGCGGCGCGCCGGTGCAAGCCGTGCTGCCAGCGGTGCTGGCCCACGCCGGCCGCCTGGTGCTGGATGCCGACGCGCTGAACGCCATGGCCGCCGATGCCGGACTGGCCGCGGCCCTGATCGCCCGCCAGCAGCCCACCGTGCTCACCCCCCACCCGCTCGAGGCGGCGCGCCTGCTTGGCTGCAGCGCCGCGCAGGTGCAGGCCGACCGGCTGGCCAGCGCCATGCAGCTGGCCGAGCGCCTGCGCGCCGTGCTGGTGCTGAAGGGCTCGGGCAGCGTGTTGGCCGCGCCAGGGCGGCCGCCATCGATCAACCCGACCGGCAATGCCCGCCTGGGCACCGCCGGCTCGGGCGATGTGCTTGCCGGCTGGCTGGGCGGCCTGTGGTCACAAGGCGATTCGGCCAGCCTGGATGACGCACTGGCCGCCGCCCGTGCCGCCGTGTGGTGGCATGGCCGCGCGGCCGAAACCGGCCCGCCGCACCTGCCCCTGAGGGCCGGTGACCTGATCGAGGCCATGGCCGCTGCGGTATCGGCCGCCGCGCCAGCCGCCAAGCACTCAGAACAAGGCGGGCGGGCCAGCGGGTGA
- a CDS encoding phosphoribosyltransferase, with protein MLTDDGKHLYVSWDEYHLLIERLALKVAHSGWEFDQILCLARGGMRPGDVLSRVFDKPLAIMSTSSYRAEAGTIQGRLDMAKYITMPKGELAGRVLLVDDLSDSGVTLKAVVERLRGVPAISELRSAVIWVKGVSSYMPDYHVDMLPTSPWIHQPFEEYDELRPEGLAKKLAI; from the coding sequence ATGCTCACCGATGACGGCAAGCACCTGTATGTGAGTTGGGACGAGTACCACCTGCTGATCGAGCGCCTGGCGCTCAAGGTGGCGCACTCGGGTTGGGAGTTCGACCAGATCCTGTGCCTGGCGCGCGGCGGCATGCGCCCGGGCGATGTGCTGTCGCGGGTGTTCGACAAGCCGCTGGCCATCATGAGCACCAGCAGCTACCGGGCCGAGGCCGGCACCATCCAGGGCCGGCTGGACATGGCCAAGTACATCACCATGCCCAAGGGCGAACTGGCCGGCCGCGTGCTGCTGGTTGACGACCTGTCCGACTCGGGCGTCACGCTCAAGGCGGTGGTCGAACGCCTGCGTGGCGTGCCGGCGATCAGCGAGCTGCGCAGCGCGGTGATCTGGGTGAAGGGCGTGTCGAGCTACATGCCCGACTACCATGTGGACATGCTGCCGACGAGTCCGTGGATCCATCAGCCCTTCGAGGAGTACGACGAGTTGCGTCCCGAAGGCCTGGCCAAGAAGCTGGCGATTTGA
- a CDS encoding ATP phosphoribosyltransferase regulatory subunit — protein sequence MSSAWLLPEHIADVLPAQARRLEELRRGLLDMARGYGFELVMPPLLEHLDSLLSGTGHELDLRTFKLVDQLSGRTLGVRADSTPQVARIDAHLLNRAGVTRLAYCGPVLHTRPQGPLATREPLQFGAEIYGHAGLEADLEVMDLALDGLRAAGLGDLVIDLADARLVRGVLDGVALDAAALGEVIAALAAKNSARLEALAAGFPAEARSGLLALPLLYGDGATLAAARERLPARPMIHAALDDLAWLASHLARVHPDVRVGFDLSDMGGYSYYSGTRFAVYAPGAADALLRGGRYDEVGAVFGRNRPAVGFSADLKVLVACAPVPPQRRAIRAPWSEDQALRQAVRRLRSEGETVVCILPGHEHEGQEFDCDRELVAADGPAGKTWTLRAL from the coding sequence ATGTCTTCTGCTTGGCTGCTGCCCGAGCACATTGCCGACGTGCTGCCTGCGCAGGCGCGGCGCCTCGAAGAACTGCGTCGTGGCCTGCTGGACATGGCGCGTGGCTACGGCTTCGAGCTGGTCATGCCGCCGCTGCTCGAGCACCTGGATTCGCTGCTCAGCGGCACCGGGCATGAGCTGGATCTGCGCACCTTCAAGCTGGTCGATCAATTGAGCGGCCGCACCCTCGGTGTGCGCGCCGACAGCACGCCGCAGGTGGCGCGCATCGACGCACACCTGCTCAACCGCGCCGGCGTCACCCGGCTGGCCTACTGCGGCCCGGTGCTGCACACGCGGCCACAGGGGCCGCTGGCCACGCGCGAGCCGCTGCAGTTTGGCGCCGAGATCTACGGCCACGCCGGGCTCGAGGCCGATCTCGAGGTGATGGATCTTGCGCTGGACGGTCTGCGCGCCGCCGGCCTGGGTGATCTGGTGATCGACCTGGCCGATGCCCGCCTGGTGCGTGGCGTGCTGGATGGCGTGGCGCTGGATGCCGCGGCGCTGGGCGAGGTGATCGCCGCGCTGGCCGCCAAGAACAGCGCCCGCCTCGAGGCGTTGGCGGCCGGTTTTCCGGCCGAGGCCCGCAGCGGCCTGCTGGCGCTGCCGCTGCTCTACGGTGATGGGGCCACGCTGGCTGCGGCGCGCGAGCGCCTGCCGGCGCGGCCGATGATCCATGCGGCGCTGGACGATCTGGCCTGGCTGGCCAGCCATCTGGCGCGCGTGCATCCCGATGTGCGGGTGGGTTTCGACCTGTCCGACATGGGTGGCTACAGCTACTACTCGGGCACCCGCTTTGCGGTCTATGCGCCCGGTGCGGCCGATGCACTGCTGCGCGGTGGCCGCTACGACGAGGTGGGCGCGGTGTTCGGCCGCAACCGGCCGGCGGTGGGTTTCTCCGCCGACCTGAAGGTGCTGGTGGCCTGCGCGCCGGTGCCGCCGCAGCGCCGCGCCATCCGCGCGCCCTGGAGCGAAGACCAGGCCCTGCGCCAGGCGGTGCGCCGCCTGCGCAGCGAGGGCGAGACCGTGGTCTGCATCCTGCCCGGCCATGAGCACGAAGGCCAGGAGTTCGACTGCGACCGCGAGCTGGTGGCCGCCGACGGCCCGGCTGGCAAGACCTGGACGCTGCGTGCGCTGTAA
- the hfq gene encoding RNA chaperone Hfq produces the protein MSNKGQLLQDPFLNLLRKEHVPVSIYLVNGIKLQGHIESFDQYVVLLRNTVTQMVYKHAISTVVPGRPVNFHASEPATPA, from the coding sequence GTGAGCAACAAAGGGCAGCTTCTACAAGACCCGTTCCTGAACCTGCTGCGCAAGGAGCATGTACCGGTCTCGATCTACCTGGTCAACGGCATCAAGCTGCAGGGCCACATCGAGTCTTTTGACCAGTACGTCGTCCTCCTGCGCAACACCGTCACCCAGATGGTCTACAAGCACGCCATCTCCACCGTGGTGCCAGGTCGTCCGGTGAACTTCCACGCCAGCGAACCGGCCACCCCGGCCTGA